GAATACCTGCTGGTAAGTCAGGGTATATTTCTTTTGAGAAAGAAGCGATACTAATAAGTTCATCGTTTATAAATGCGCCTAAGTGGAAGCTGTCTGTTTCATAGTCGGAAGAGTATTTACAATCTGTTAATGTTTGACTTGGGCGCAAAATTTTTTGACGTAATACGTAAGTTTCAGATCCATCAATATTTTTCACGGTAATCATATTAACATCCTTTCTTATAAGCCTTTTTCTGTTAGTTGTATAAAGAAATAGGCAGGTGCGGCGAAAAGTCCGAGTATGCTAGCAGTGCCGAGAAGGAGTGCAAGTAAGAGGCAAGAGTATTTTATTCCATTCGATTTTTTCCACCCGTAACTACAAATTTCAATGCTAACACCGATGAGAATAATGGCAACTAGTATTTCCGCTAATAATAAGAGAGCTAAAGTTACAATAGACATAATGTGATCCATCCTCATAATATATGATAGTAACATTTTACCATATGAAATGGAAAAAAATGCCCCTCAATTATGTGAGGGGCATTTTTCTATTCTAATATGCTTTTCAGTGTATCGATATGTTCTTTTGAACCTGTGACAAGCAATGTATCACCGTGTTGTAGTCTCGTATCACCATGCGGTATTAATGCTTTATTACCACGGTAAATTTGGATGACGAGTACGTCGCCTAAAAACGGAAGGCGGCGTAGTGCAACACCATTATATTTATTGCTGCGTAGTTCGACTTCACGAACTGTTTCATTTGCTGTTGTAATTAAGCGAACAAGACTTGGTTTATCAATAAGTGCACGTAATAGAATTCGTGTAGAGTTAATTGTTGAGAATACGGCGATATGTTCTTGTGTTGCTTTCTCTTGTAGAAGCGGATCTTCTACACTTGCAATAACATGTTCAACACCTAGTTCTTTTGCGTGTTCTGCTAATAATAAGTTTTGTTTATCATCACTTGTTGCAACAACAACACGGTCTGCATTAAATGCTGTTTGTTTAGCTAATGATGCGATTGTGATGTCATCTAATTTCACGATAGGGAAGTCATGTGATTTCGCTTCCTCATCATTTATTTTATTTTGACGCATCATATATAGTGTTACGTCATAATCTTCTCGTTTTAAATCAAGTGATAACGGAAGGGTAATTCTGCTCGCACCAATAATAGAAACTTTTGGTTTTGGTGTTTCTACTTTTGGGAACATTTTTTTAAATAATATAGGTGCAAAAATACAAGTAATAACTGCGCTTAAAATAAGGGATGCTGATAAACTTGGGCTAATGATGCCTAGCTTTTCACCGATTTGTGCAGCCGCAATAACTAAAGAAAGTGTTGATGTTAACAAAATAGCACTTCCGAGTACGATATTGCGTGGGTACCATTTTCGTAAGACGAGTGACGGTAACAGTTTTGAAATAAAGAGTCCCACGATTAGAATTGGGATCATTAGCATGCTAGAAGGCTCTTTAAAAATAGACCATACTTCTAGATTTACACCAACCATTACGAAGAAAATAGGGATGAAGAAACCATATCCGATGGAATCAAGTTTTTCAACCATATCTTCATTTGGTGATAATAAAGATACGAGTACACCTGCTAAAAAGGCTCCCAAAATGTTTTCTGCCCCAACAGATTCAGACAATCCAACTAATATTAAGATGAGTGCGAAAACAGCTCGTGTATCAATTTGTACACTACCGGCTTTTAAGCTTTCTAGGTATGGAATATTTTTAAAGCGTCTTGCGACAAAGTAAATTACAATACCAGCGCCGAATAGAAGAAGTAGAAGCCACATGCTTTGGCCACTTTCGGAATTTAATCCGACGAATACAGCGAGTAAAATCATTGTAACTAAGTCTGCGATAACAGCGACTAATAAAATGATTTGCCCGATTGCAGTCTTTCCTAAGTTATTCTCTTTTAATGTTGGTACGACAACACCTAAAGAAATAGTTGAAATAATTAAAGTCATGAACATTGCATTGTCTACAAATCCTAGCCATACGAATATTAATGATAGGGCATAAGATAAGATGAAAATAAATAAGAAGATAATGCTTGCTGCTTGGAATGTGTTTGGTTCGTTTGTCGTATTCTTTTTCCCTTTTTGTTTAAAGATAGAAAAGTCAATTTCTAAACCACTTAAAAACATTAGGAAGATAAAACCTAGTGTTGATAAGACTTGAAGCCACATATCTGGCTCAATGATGTTAAATCCACTTTTACCTACAAAGATTCCTGCGATAATTTCTGCAACAACGACAGGAAGTGCTTTTAATTTAAAGCGTTGTAACAAAAGGGGAACGAAAAACGCGATTGCGACGACAACCATAAGTGATAGAACAGAAGAATGATGTTCCACTGCGTTCTCTCCCTTCAAATAAATATAGTACCTATTTAGCCATATAATAGGTAGAAAATCAACGCATATGGGTTCGATTTC
This genomic interval from Bacillus cereus contains the following:
- a CDS encoding DUF4022 family protein, with product MLLSYIMRMDHIMSIVTLALLLLAEILVAIILIGVSIEICSYGWKKSNGIKYSCLLLALLLGTASILGLFAAPAYFFIQLTEKGL
- a CDS encoding monovalent cation:proton antiporter family protein, translating into MEHHSSVLSLMVVVAIAFFVPLLLQRFKLKALPVVVAEIIAGIFVGKSGFNIIEPDMWLQVLSTLGFIFLMFLSGLEIDFSIFKQKGKKNTTNEPNTFQAASIIFLFIFILSYALSLIFVWLGFVDNAMFMTLIISTISLGVVVPTLKENNLGKTAIGQIILLVAVIADLVTMILLAVFVGLNSESGQSMWLLLLLFGAGIVIYFVARRFKNIPYLESLKAGSVQIDTRAVFALILILVGLSESVGAENILGAFLAGVLVSLLSPNEDMVEKLDSIGYGFFIPIFFVMVGVNLEVWSIFKEPSSMLMIPILIVGLFISKLLPSLVLRKWYPRNIVLGSAILLTSTLSLVIAAAQIGEKLGIISPSLSASLILSAVITCIFAPILFKKMFPKVETPKPKVSIIGASRITLPLSLDLKREDYDVTLYMMRQNKINDEEAKSHDFPIVKLDDITIASLAKQTAFNADRVVVATSDDKQNLLLAEHAKELGVEHVIASVEDPLLQEKATQEHIAVFSTINSTRILLRALIDKPSLVRLITTANETVREVELRSNKYNGVALRRLPFLGDVLVIQIYRGNKALIPHGDTRLQHGDTLLVTGSKEHIDTLKSILE